The window CTAAACTGGCAGCATAATGTCCCTATTGCTTGTGCTCTAAAGTGTTGTCTAAGATTTCCAGTCACATTCGAATAGCGATTGTCTTATATTTAATTTAGTAATCGGCGAAAATCGATCCAGGAAGATTATTTGGAAGGACAAAAAAAGGTCACACCTTGGCAGTGTGACCTTATTATGGATGTGTGTTTTATTGTAGTGCTCGGTTTACGAGCTCGGAGAATTCTTCCATGGACTGAGTTTTATAAAACTTTCTGGTTAAGGTCCGCAGGCTATCGATGGAGTCTATAGATTTGATTTTATCCTGTAGAGAATTCGGTAAAGGGCCATGGAAGTCTCCAGCTACATCTATAAGGGTTTCTTGGGTTGCTTTAAGTTCACTTCGCTTCTCCCATATAGGTTTTTCCTGCAAAAACCTCTGTTCAGTCTCCTCACGCCCCTCTCTTCTAAACATTTCAGCTATGGTTCCCATATATACTTCCCCTTCGTCTATCTCAGTTTCGGCAATCTGTTTTATGTCTATGTATTCCTTTTCGTCCCTGGTTAACTCCAGATAATGCAAAATCAATTGCAAAAAATCCAGCAAACGCGCTTTAGGATCAACCTTTTTTATCAACTGAAAGGCTCATTTAACCCCATTCATGAATTCTGGAGATCCTGAATAGCGCCAGATGGTAAAAAGAGCTTTTAAGGTTTCATCAAAATCGTAGTCTTCTGGGTCATCATTTACTGCATCATACAGCAAAAAGTTAAAGTCAGGAATGAAAATTTTGAAATCATCAGAGGGCAGATTAACCAGGTCTGACAATTTGGTGGGCTTCCAACCCTCTTCTGGATGAGCTATCAATATGGGGATAATGACCGGTAATCTGGTTTCACCAGTATTTTTCTGGTATTGTTCCCAAAACTCAAGGATATACCTCAAGAACTGCAGCGGAGTATTCTTCTTAAAAGTACTTTTGTGCTCAAGAAGAAAAAATACCTTGGCTACATATGAACTACATTTGGTGGGCACGCTGACAACCAGGTCGGAATAGTAGCTTTGCAGGCTCTTGGGCAGAAATGAATCCTTCTCGTAGTAAATCTTGTTAAAATCAAGCTGTTTCACAATTTTTTCAGGAAGCATTGATTTTAAGGATCTGTTTAGCGCTTTGGATGTGGCACGGGGACTGGCTCTTCCGGGACCCACTTGTCCCAAAAATGAGTCATTTTGATCACAAATTGATGATCAAGTGGGTCCCGGAGTGCCTGTCCCCTGCTTTCCTTAAAAGCGCTAAACAGATACGATTTTAATAAGCTGATGGCATTCAGCCGGTCCGACAAAAAGTACTTGATGGTGCTGTCGTGAATATTTGGTGTGCTCATATTGGTAAAATACTCCCTTCAAAGCTGGTTGGCAAGCACTTTCACAAACATCTCAACTTGCCCTGGAATTTATGGCGGAAATGCCCTTTGAACTTGCCAGCAAGCTGTTTGAAAAGAGTCCGGGAGCATTACGCGTTTCTGACAACCAGATAGGGGACAGTCCCGAAGCCAGGGACAGTCCCCCTCCGGGCTGTAAGCCTCCGGGCAGGAAGCCGTGCCAAGCCATGATAAACCGCTTTTAACCCCAAAAAAGCTGTGACAAACACATCATTTTTTCAGTTGTCAGAAACGCGTAATGCTCCCTACTGTGAAATTGTCTCGCTCCATGGACGGATATTAACAAGCTGTTCGGCCAAAACCGACTCAGCTACCTCCGTGTCATATGCTGCCTGAGCACGCAGCCAATAGCCGTTGGACAACCCAAAAAAACGGCAAAGCCGCAAATCTGTATCAGCTGTAATAGAACGTTTCCCCGCAACAATTTCACCTATCCGTTGCGCAGGAACTCCAATTTCTTTAGCAAGTCGATACTTAGTAATTCCCATTGTCTCAAGGAACTCTTTTTTCAGTAACTCGCCAGGCGTTACAGGATGTATATTACGCATGAGTAACCTCCTAATGGTAGTCAACAATTTCAACATCCTCCGCACCAGCCTTGGTCCAGAAAAAGCAGATGCGAAACTGTTTGTTGATTCGAATACTATGCTGCCCTTTACGATCATGAGATAGAGCTTCAAGCATGTTGCCGGGCGGGATCTTCATCAAGTCGTCCAGACGGCTTGCAGCCTGAAGCTGGCGAAGCTTACGCAATGCAATACGCTCAAAATTCACGAAATGTCTGACTCTCACACCGCCCGCAAGTTTTTCGGTATGCTTACATTTGAAAGAAATGATCATGATAACATAGTAACGCCGCTCATTAATAACGTCACGCATTACAGCATTACCTGGAGTCAGACAAATTTGAATCACTGCGAAAAGCGCATAACGCTCCGCATAACGGGCTGGGTATTGCTCGATACAGGCAACAAAACTTCACCCAGTTGGACAGACCGAAGGTCTCCGGCTCAGCCGCCGTTCAACCGGGTAAACTGGCAACATAATGTCCATGTTGGCTTCTTTTACTCGGGCATAGTAAGATTGAAACCACTATGCGCTATGCTCATCTTGCAGAGGAAACCCTGAAGGACGCAGTGAATGCTGTACCGCTGGGGAAGGCGGCATAGCTGCGGGTGATATTGTTGTGGCCACCCCTGGTTAGAGAGGTGGCCTTGTGGTGTGGTTATGCGAAAGGAGATTAGTTGAGTGCCGCTTTGTTTACCAGTTCTGTGAATTCATCCAGGGACTCTGTTCTGATGATCTTTCTGGCCAAAACCCGAAGGTTATCAATGGATTGAATAGATCTGATTTTATCTGAGAGCATGCCGGGTAGTGGACCGTAGAGTTCTGATGCCTGGTCTATCAGAGTTTCTTGGGCATTTTCTAGTTTGCCCTCCTGTCTCCCAATGATTGCTCCTTCATGCTTGCCCTCATTTCTAAACATTTCTGCTATGGTACCCATATACTGTTCCCCTTCATCTAATTCGGTTTCAGCTATTTTCTTTATCTCTGCGTATTCCTTTTCTTCCCTGTTCAACTCAAGGTATTGCAGAATGAGCTTGAGGTACTCATCCAGCCGTACATCCGGATCAATTTTCTTTATCAGCCTGAAGGCTTTTTTGATCCCTTCCATGAACTCTGGAGAGTGCGCATACTTCCAGATGGTAAAGAGAGCTTTTAGAGCTTCATCAAATTCGTAGTTTTCCGGATCGTCCTTGACTGCATCAAAAAGCAGAAACTCGAAGTCCGGTATGTACACCTTGAAATCATCAGAAGGCAAATTAACCAGGTCGGATATCTTCAAGGCCCGCCATCCATATTCAGGGTGGGCGATTAGAATAGGTATTACAACGGGCAACTTATCGCTTTCCCTCTTTGCATTTCTCAGATAAAAATCCCAGAACTCAAGTATATATCTTAAAAATTGGAGCGGCGTAAATCTTTTAAATGTGCTCTTATGCTCCAGCAGGAAAAGAACTTTGGATTCAGATGTTCCGCACTTAGTAGGTACGCTGGTCAGGAGGTCAGAAAAATACTCTCTGAGATGTTTGGGAATAAAGGTGTCTTTCTCATAGCGGATTTTGTCTAAATCCAAATGCTCCTGAACTTTCTTTGGGAGCAAAGCTCGTATTACACTGATGGCATTCTTCCGGTCTGAAAGGAAGTACTTGATTGTATTATCGTGGATCTTTGGTGCCTTTTGCATATTGCTACCTTAATCATTTTCGGCTGATCTTGCAACATATTTCGTCTTAAGCTCAACTTTTGGTAGGAAATTAAGGCTCGTTGCAAAAATATATACAATAAAATCAAATAATTAAGTATGAATCGAAGCCATATCCCTTCACCCAGGAAGTTTTCTATCAATTTTATTCACAAAATATTGAATTGATTTGATATTCATTATTACATTAAACACCAACTTTACCTTGGTGGAATAAATTTGAGAGCTTGAAGATTTCCGGTCCATCAAAAAAGTGTTGCAGAATAAGTCAAGGGATATTCTTCAGTCCGCTCCCAGTCGCTTCATGGAATACAAGCCCTCAACTCCACCTACGGGCGTAAATTTCCTTGTATCCTTGGAGCCAAGCAAATGCTTAACCTGGTCAAATACCTCCTGCACAAAATCCTTCCCACCGATAACCCCGGAATCTGTAAAATACCTGCATCTGTACCTGAACCTCTCAACACGGCTTATCCTGTAGCCTTTCTTCCTGGCCTTTTCCACGATCTTTTTGTCCATGGCCTTGCCTTTACCCGCATCAACAGCGCCGGTCTCGTAAACAAACTGCCTGTATTTGCGGACAATCTCAGATGGATTGAACTCATTCCATTCCTTCATACCAAAATCCATGGAGAGCAAACCGTCTTTATTCCCGGTTTGGGTGTGATAACCAAGGGAACACCAGCGGTAGTCCTCTGGTTTTTTTACAATACCTGCCCGGATGGGATTAAGGTCCACATAAGCAAGAAGATTAACAAGACTCAAACCATCCTGAACAATCATACTCTTGAATCTATCACCCCAGAAGAACCCCCTCCGGCCATACCTCTTATTGAAATACCTGGTGAATCCCTGCTTGATGTCCTTCACAT is drawn from Desulfonatronovibrio magnus and contains these coding sequences:
- a CDS encoding Rpn family recombination-promoting nuclease/putative transposase yields the protein MKQLDFNKIYYEKDSFLPKSLQSYYSDLVVSVPTKCSSYVAKVFFLLEHKSTFKKNTPLQFLRYILEFWEQYQKNTGETRLPVIIPILIAHPEEGWKPTKLSDLVNLPSDDFKIFIPDFNFLLYDAVNDDPEDYDFDETLKALFTIWRYSGSPEFMNGVK
- a CDS encoding HigA family addiction module antitoxin; the encoded protein is MRNIHPVTPGELLKKEFLETMGITKYRLAKEIGVPAQRIGEIVAGKRSITADTDLRLCRFFGLSNGYWLRAQAAYDTEVAESVLAEQLVNIRPWSETISQ
- a CDS encoding type II toxin-antitoxin system RelE/ParE family toxin, with product MRDVINERRYYVIMIISFKCKHTEKLAGGVRVRHFVNFERIALRKLRQLQAASRLDDLMKIPPGNMLEALSHDRKGQHSIRINKQFRICFFWTKAGAEDVEIVDYH
- a CDS encoding Rpn family recombination-promoting nuclease/putative transposase — encoded protein: MQKAPKIHDNTIKYFLSDRKNAISVIRALLPKKVQEHLDLDKIRYEKDTFIPKHLREYFSDLLTSVPTKCGTSESKVLFLLEHKSTFKRFTPLQFLRYILEFWDFYLRNAKRESDKLPVVIPILIAHPEYGWRALKISDLVNLPSDDFKVYIPDFEFLLFDAVKDDPENYEFDEALKALFTIWKYAHSPEFMEGIKKAFRLIKKIDPDVRLDEYLKLILQYLELNREEKEYAEIKKIAETELDEGEQYMGTIAEMFRNEGKHEGAIIGRQEGKLENAQETLIDQASELYGPLPGMLSDKIRSIQSIDNLRVLARKIIRTESLDEFTELVNKAALN
- a CDS encoding transposase, encoding MPRIARFIRDNQPTIYHVISRTALQGLPITDKDNDFLLGLIKKLSSFYFVDVLGFALLGNHFHLVIRMYPESDPTDEEIKERLQKYYGDELNVTGVLISDYRKRLTNLGAYVKDIKQGFTRYFNKRYGRRGFFWGDRFKSMIVQDGLSLVNLLAYVDLNPIRAGIVKKPEDYRWCSLGYHTQTGNKDGLLSMDFGMKEWNEFNPSEIVRKYRQFVYETGAVDAGKGKAMDKKIVEKARKKGYRISRVERFRYRCRYFTDSGVIGGKDFVQEVFDQVKHLLGSKDTRKFTPVGGVEGLYSMKRLGAD